The following proteins are co-located in the Procambarus clarkii isolate CNS0578487 chromosome 4, FALCON_Pclarkii_2.0, whole genome shotgun sequence genome:
- the LOC138370510 gene encoding antifreeze protein Maxi-like, with product MLKQLTVLLLLFKTADNGSAADDKAVDNDAVCDCSDVDVTAAAAANAAAAANTAAAAAAANTAAAAAAAANTPAAANPAAANPAAAAVAAASANAAASANAVVAADAAAISAVDFPTVADFASPDVADSVGVGGDSAVKAASAVGAAPAVNAASDLN from the coding sequence ATGTTGAAACAGTTgacagtgctgctgctgctatttaaAACAGCTGATAATGGTTCTGCTGCTGATGATAAGGCAGTTGACAATGATGCAGTTTGTGACTGTTCTGATGTAGAcgtgactgctgctgctgctgcaaatgctgctgctgctgctaatactgctgctgctgctgctgctgctaatactgctgctgctgctgctgctgctgctaatactcctgctgctgctaatCCTGCTGCTGCtaatcctgctgctgctgctgttgctgctgcttctgctaatgctgctgcttctgctaatgctgttgttgctgctgatgcAGCTGCTATTTCTGCTGTGGATTTCCCGACTGTTGCTGATTTCGCTAGCCCTGATGTTGCTGattctgttggtgttggtggtgattccGCTGTTAAGGCTGcttctgctgttggtgctgctcctgctgttaATGCTGCTTCCGATCTTAACTGA